In Telopea speciosissima isolate NSW1024214 ecotype Mountain lineage unplaced genomic scaffold, Tspe_v1 Tspe_v1.0035, whole genome shotgun sequence, a single genomic region encodes these proteins:
- the LOC122647368 gene encoding uncharacterized protein LOC122647368: MILAAAEEDQIMAQSDTNTKPYRTTTSISSSSTTSVHVTALDGLVNVNSLFTIAVFMGISLATPGQHSLENKGECDAGLDVAKRLFSFEVVSFSFFLFSSLVAQGLKLAIALLNSKEVDETFKAHINLKVLRLGMITSSAGSVMGCVFLVLSMVNAIEIRLGLLSCGSEYAVGTVAALVMLVSSGILVYVSTAVYSFRR; the protein is encoded by the exons ATGATTTTGGCAGCTGCAGAAGAAGATCAGATTATGGCACA ATCAGACACAAATACAAAACCCTACAGAACCACAACAtccatctcttcctcttctacaACCAGCGTTCATGTGACAGCACTAGATGGCCTTGTGAACGTCAACTCACTCTTCACCATAGCAGTTTTCATGGGCATATCTCTAGCCACACCAGGTCAACACAGCCTCGAGAACAAAGGAGAATGCGATGCAGGCCTTGATGTAGCCAAACGCTTATTTTCCTTTGAAGTTGTTTCTTTcagtttcttcctcttctcaagTTTAGTTGCTCAAGGATTGAAGCTTGCAATTGCTCTACTCAATAGTAAAGAGGTAGATGAGACCTTTAAAGCTCACATCAATCTGAAAGTCTTGAGGCTTGGGATGATAACATCTTCTGCTGGGTCTGTGATGGGTTGTGTATTCTTGGTATTATCAATGGTGAATGCTATAGAGATCAGGTTGGGATTGTTGTCTTGTGGTAGTGAGTATGCTGTTGGTACAGTAGCTGCTTTGGTTATGTTGGTATCTTCTGGTATTTTGGTTTATGTTTCCACTGCTGTCTACTCTTTTAGACGCTAA
- the LOC122647367 gene encoding uncharacterized protein LOC122647367, producing MVFFFFFFFTFASIIPVLLASRDIEAPSPSDEDIEDYTLEGFGEPAESPEDDYEVPEEYVAPAPAPVSEEAETEIPPEPQPGFYDYVKNCVKVIPEKCGQPIVDAIYKNSPLDGYCCHKVVEMGKDCHLALVKVIELVDKNESHVEEISQRGLQVWNHCVSLVSPSPSP from the coding sequence AtggtgttcttcttcttcttcttcttcacctttgcAAGTATTATTCCGGTACTTCTCGCGTCTAGGGACATAGAAGCGCCGTCACCATCTGATGAAGATATTGAAGATTACACATTGGAGGGGTTTGGTGAACCTGCAGAATCACCGGAAGATGATTATGAAGTACCAGAGGAATATGTTGCACCGGCACCGGCACCGGTATCGGAGGAGGCTGAGACAGAGATTCCACCAGAACCTCAACCAGGTTTTTATGATTATGTGAAGAATTGCGTGAAAGTCATACCTGAGAAATGTGGTCAACCGATCGTTGATGCCATTTATAAGAATAGTCCACTTGATGGATATTGCTGCCACAAGGTTGTAGAAATGGGGAAAGATTGCCATTTGGCTTTAGTGAAGGTGATCGAATTGGTCGATAAGAATGAATCCCATGTAGAAGAAATTTCTCAAAGGGGATTACAGGTCTGGAACCATTGTGTTTCATTAGTGTCACCTTCCCCTTCTCCttag